In Rheinheimera sp. MM224, one DNA window encodes the following:
- the pilW gene encoding type IV pilus biogenesis/stability protein PilW, producing MQKLRLLACVIFSLQLAACVTETTVVGSDRQIRPKMDQKEAARTRIALGINYLQRGDNAQAKFNLEKAKSLAPELAEVHNAMAYYYQQVAEFEAAETSYKTAIDLEPNNADSYNNYGAFLCQRGKYDQAEQLLLQAISRPGYIRAADSYENIALCRLEQKDFIQAKTYLDLSIKHNASRPSALFNLASVNYAMADLPAAQVLLDRMQSASQISPRSVLLGYLIAQELQDYSRMQTAEQLLLTTYPQSQETLLFSQGKLSESEFSLLRQDYKKQLLQQPAEQVKAGVVQPKIKITRKKPPAAVATEQAQLSAAPAAEPLPEARILSENLSETEVVAVAENQAEVTQPESEGQVRQHEVQQDETLYGIAERYSVTISDIISWNSLRDNQPIVRGMVLWIGQQAPRQIEPQIEVPERYQIQYGDTLFRISMRYRVKLTSLLQWNNLTEQSPIRAGQFIYLKDPAQLEL from the coding sequence ATGCAAAAACTCAGGCTCCTGGCTTGTGTTATTTTCAGTTTACAGTTGGCAGCTTGCGTCACTGAAACCACAGTAGTGGGCAGTGACCGGCAAATTCGTCCTAAGATGGATCAAAAGGAAGCTGCCCGTACCCGCATAGCGCTTGGCATTAACTACCTGCAACGGGGTGATAATGCGCAGGCCAAGTTTAATCTGGAAAAAGCCAAAAGCTTAGCGCCTGAACTGGCCGAAGTGCATAACGCTATGGCCTATTATTATCAGCAGGTGGCAGAATTCGAAGCCGCCGAAACCTCCTACAAAACAGCCATAGATCTCGAACCCAACAACGCTGACTCCTACAACAACTACGGCGCTTTTTTATGTCAGCGTGGCAAATATGATCAAGCCGAACAATTATTGCTGCAAGCGATAAGCCGCCCTGGTTATATCCGCGCTGCTGACAGCTATGAAAATATCGCCTTGTGCCGCCTAGAGCAAAAAGACTTTATTCAGGCCAAAACCTACCTGGATTTATCCATTAAACACAATGCCAGCCGTCCCAGTGCTTTGTTTAACTTAGCTTCGGTCAATTACGCGATGGCAGATTTACCAGCGGCGCAGGTGCTGCTGGATCGAATGCAAAGTGCCTCACAAATTTCGCCCCGTTCTGTGTTGCTGGGTTATTTGATTGCTCAGGAGCTGCAAGACTACAGTCGGATGCAAACGGCAGAGCAGTTATTGCTGACCACTTATCCGCAAAGCCAGGAAACCTTGTTGTTTAGTCAGGGCAAGTTGAGTGAGTCCGAATTTAGCTTGCTCAGACAAGACTATAAAAAACAGTTGCTGCAACAACCTGCTGAACAAGTCAAAGCGGGTGTGGTGCAGCCCAAAATCAAAATCACCCGTAAAAAGCCACCAGCCGCTGTGGCGACAGAACAAGCCCAGCTTAGCGCGGCACCAGCTGCAGAACCTTTACCGGAAGCACGCATCTTGTCTGAGAATCTATCTGAAACAGAAGTTGTTGCAGTAGCAGAAAATCAGGCTGAAGTGACACAACCAGAGTCAGAAGGGCAGGTCCGGCAACACGAAGTGCAACAAGATGAAACCTTGTATGGCATAGCGGAGCGTTACAGTGTTACTATTAGCGATATAATCAGCTGGAACTCTTTGCGTGATAATCAGCCTATAGTCAGGGGCATGGTCCTTTGGATTGGACAACAAGCACCCCGGCAGATCGAACCACAAATTGAAGTACCAGAACGTTATCAAATCCAGTATGGCGACACCTTATTCCGGATTTCGATGCGTTACAGGGTGAAACTAACCAGCCTGCTGCAATGGAACAACTTAACTGAGCAAAGCCCGATACGGGCTGGGCAATTTATCTACTTAAAAGATCCGGCACAATTGGAATTATGA
- a CDS encoding bifunctional tRNA (adenosine(37)-C2)-methyltransferase TrmG/ribosomal RNA large subunit methyltransferase RlmN, which yields MSQTENKVNLLDLTRTQMKEFFVSIGEAGFRADQVMKWIYHFCIDDFDKMTNINKKLRDKLKEKAVIAAPVVVTRQDSADGTIKFVMGLVGGQEVETVWIPEKDRRTLCVSSQVGCALECTFCSTAQQGFNRNLKVSEIIGQVWRVAQIIGSYGDTGEKPVTNVVMMGMGEPLLNLNNVVPAMELMLEDFGFGLSKRRVTLSTSGVVPALDMLKERIDVALAISLHAPNNTLRDELVPVNKKYPMEEFLAAAKRYVTDSRANDKVTVEYVMLDGVNDSMEQAHELAHALKGTPSKVNLIPFNPYPGSPYKRSSNSRIDRFNKVLQEHGYTVMVRKTRGDDIDAACGQLVGDVIDRTKRLEKKQMKGQEISVKMV from the coding sequence ATGAGCCAAACAGAAAACAAAGTCAATCTGCTTGATCTGACCCGTACCCAGATGAAGGAGTTTTTTGTCTCTATTGGTGAAGCAGGCTTCAGAGCCGATCAGGTGATGAAATGGATCTACCATTTCTGCATCGACGACTTTGATAAAATGACCAACATCAACAAGAAGTTGCGTGACAAATTAAAAGAAAAAGCCGTGATTGCAGCACCAGTTGTGGTGACTCGTCAGGACAGTGCCGATGGCACTATCAAGTTTGTGATGGGTTTGGTGGGTGGTCAGGAAGTTGAAACTGTCTGGATCCCGGAAAAAGACCGCCGCACTTTATGTGTGTCTTCGCAAGTTGGCTGTGCTTTAGAATGTACCTTTTGTTCTACCGCCCAGCAGGGTTTTAACCGCAATTTGAAAGTGTCTGAAATTATTGGTCAGGTCTGGCGTGTAGCTCAAATCATCGGCAGCTACGGCGATACAGGTGAAAAACCAGTCACCAACGTGGTAATGATGGGCATGGGCGAACCTTTGCTGAATCTAAACAACGTAGTGCCTGCCATGGAGCTGATGCTGGAAGACTTTGGTTTTGGTTTATCCAAACGCCGCGTCACTTTAAGTACTTCAGGTGTAGTACCAGCTTTAGATATGCTGAAAGAGCGTATCGATGTGGCCTTGGCTATTTCTTTACACGCGCCGAATAACACCCTGCGTGATGAGTTAGTGCCTGTTAATAAAAAATACCCTATGGAAGAATTCCTGGCTGCGGCGAAGCGTTATGTCACAGATTCACGTGCCAACGATAAAGTCACAGTCGAATATGTAATGCTGGATGGTGTTAACGACAGCATGGAACAAGCCCATGAACTGGCGCATGCCCTGAAAGGTACGCCATCTAAAGTGAACCTGATCCCATTTAACCCATACCCTGGTTCACCGTACAAACGTTCTAGCAATTCCCGCATCGACCGCTTTAATAAAGTGCTGCAGGAACATGGTTATACAGTGATGGTGCGTAAGACCCGCGGCGACGATATTGACGCTGCTTGTGGTCAGTTAGTGGGTGATGTGATTGACCGTACCAAGCGTTTAGAAAAAAAACAGATGAAAGGTCAGGAGATTTCAGTAAAAATGGTGTAA
- the ndk gene encoding nucleoside-diphosphate kinase encodes MALERTFSIVKPDAVAKNHIGAIYHRFESAGLRIVAAKMLHLSQEQAEGFYGEHKERPFFKALVSFMTSGPVMVQVLEGEDAVRKNREIMGATNPKDAAAGTLRADYAASIDENAVHGSDAAASAAREIAFFFTEAELCSRTR; translated from the coding sequence ATGGCTTTAGAACGTACTTTTTCAATCGTGAAACCAGATGCAGTAGCAAAGAACCACATCGGCGCTATCTACCACCGTTTTGAGTCTGCAGGTTTACGTATTGTTGCAGCTAAAATGTTGCACTTAAGCCAGGAACAGGCTGAAGGCTTCTACGGTGAGCACAAAGAGCGTCCATTTTTCAAAGCTTTAGTATCTTTCATGACCTCTGGCCCAGTAATGGTTCAGGTGTTAGAAGGCGAAGACGCTGTTCGTAAAAACCGTGAAATCATGGGTGCTACTAACCCTAAAGACGCTGCTGCCGGTACTTTACGTGCTGACTACGCTGCAAGTATTGACGAAAACGCTGTTCACGGTTCAGACGCTGCTGCTTCTGCTGCCCGTGAAATCGCATTCTTCTTCACTGAAGCGGAACTTTGCTCACGCACTCGTTAA
- the fdx gene encoding ISC system 2Fe-2S type ferredoxin: MPQIIFLPHAQLCPEGVAVEAQTGETVLDVALRCGISIEHACEKSCACTTCHVIVREGFRSLNPSDELEDDMLDKAWGLEPDSRLGCQARIADEDLTVEIPKYTVNMVSEGH; the protein is encoded by the coding sequence ATGCCACAAATCATCTTTTTACCCCATGCACAATTATGTCCTGAAGGTGTCGCAGTTGAAGCCCAAACAGGTGAAACTGTGCTGGATGTCGCTTTACGTTGTGGTATCTCTATTGAACATGCCTGTGAAAAGTCCTGTGCCTGTACTACCTGCCACGTCATAGTTCGTGAAGGCTTCCGCTCTCTGAATCCTAGCGATGAGCTGGAAGACGATATGCTGGATAAAGCCTGGGGTTTAGAGCCAGACTCACGTTTAGGCTGTCAGGCCCGTATCGCGGACGAAGATTTAACAGTCGAAATCCCGAAATACACAGTCAATATGGTCAGCGAAGGGCATTAA
- the hscA gene encoding Fe-S protein assembly chaperone HscA, protein MALLQIAEPGQSAAPHQHKLAAGIDLGTTNSLVATVRSGEAKTLFNKAGQDMLPSVVRYTADNVIVGHAAAADAVLDPHNTIVSVKRLMGRGFAEINADAEHIPYELVDQSGLVAINTIQGIKNPVEVSAEILATLADTASQTLGGELTGVVITVPAYFDDSQRQATKDAAKLAGLTVLRLLNEPTAAALAYGLDSGQEGVVAVYDLGGGTFDISILRLKRGVFEVLATGGDSALGGDDFDHTLVNWLQQQTGQSTLSHSELRQYLVTARQIKENLSATEQLDFVLPLASGEFKGQISRSDFDALIQPLVRKTIRACKQVLRDAGLDTEEIQQVVMVGGSTRVPLVRSAVAEFFAAEPLTSIDPDKVVAIGAAIQANVLVGNKSDHDTLLLDVIPLSLGLETMGGLVEKIIPRNTVIPVARAQEFTTFKDGQTAMAIHVLQGERELVDACRSLARFNLTNIPAMAAGGAHIRVTFQVDADGLLSVTAAEKSTGVSASIQVKPSYGLSDDQVATMIQSSMLYAKQDMQLRLLKEQQVEAERVLEAVTVALNADAALLTAEEKLSVEQALAELATVKQGDNTAAIKAAIEHTNHITDEFAARRMDISIRKALQGHKVDEV, encoded by the coding sequence ATGGCGTTATTACAAATTGCAGAGCCCGGTCAAAGCGCGGCTCCACATCAGCACAAGTTAGCCGCAGGTATTGATCTCGGTACCACCAATTCGCTGGTTGCTACTGTTCGCAGTGGCGAAGCCAAAACTCTGTTTAATAAAGCAGGCCAGGACATGTTGCCTTCTGTGGTGCGTTACACCGCAGACAACGTCATAGTCGGCCATGCTGCAGCAGCGGATGCTGTGCTGGATCCACACAACACTATAGTGTCAGTCAAACGTCTGATGGGCCGTGGTTTTGCTGAAATCAACGCCGACGCAGAACATATTCCGTATGAGCTGGTCGACCAGTCTGGTTTAGTGGCGATAAACACCATTCAGGGCATTAAAAACCCGGTTGAAGTCTCAGCTGAAATTCTGGCGACTTTAGCAGATACAGCAAGCCAGACCTTAGGTGGCGAGCTGACAGGTGTGGTTATTACTGTGCCTGCTTATTTTGATGACTCGCAACGTCAGGCGACCAAAGACGCCGCCAAGCTGGCTGGTTTAACTGTATTACGTTTATTAAACGAGCCTACCGCAGCCGCTTTAGCTTATGGCCTGGATTCAGGTCAGGAAGGCGTGGTTGCTGTCTACGATTTAGGTGGTGGCACTTTTGATATCTCTATCCTGCGTTTAAAGCGTGGTGTGTTTGAGGTGCTGGCCACAGGTGGCGACTCGGCTTTAGGTGGTGATGATTTTGATCACACTTTAGTCAACTGGTTACAGCAGCAAACTGGCCAAAGCACACTTTCGCATTCAGAGCTGCGCCAGTATCTGGTCACAGCCCGTCAAATTAAAGAAAACTTAAGTGCAACAGAGCAGCTGGATTTTGTCCTGCCATTAGCCTCTGGTGAATTTAAAGGCCAAATCAGTCGCTCAGACTTTGATGCTTTAATTCAGCCTTTAGTACGCAAGACCATTCGCGCTTGTAAACAAGTGCTGCGTGATGCCGGTTTAGACACCGAAGAAATTCAACAAGTCGTAATGGTCGGTGGTTCTACCCGCGTACCATTAGTGCGAAGCGCTGTGGCGGAGTTTTTTGCTGCAGAGCCTTTAACGTCTATAGACCCGGATAAAGTAGTGGCCATAGGTGCTGCTATTCAGGCCAACGTGCTGGTCGGCAATAAATCTGATCACGATACTTTGCTGCTTGATGTAATACCGCTGTCTTTAGGTTTGGAGACTATGGGTGGCTTAGTGGAAAAAATTATTCCACGCAACACAGTGATCCCTGTGGCCCGAGCTCAGGAATTCACCACCTTTAAAGATGGCCAGACCGCTATGGCTATTCATGTGCTGCAAGGTGAACGTGAACTGGTAGATGCTTGTCGTTCTCTGGCTCGTTTTAACCTGACCAATATCCCTGCTATGGCCGCTGGTGGAGCTCATATTCGGGTGACATTTCAGGTCGATGCCGACGGTTTATTGAGTGTCACAGCTGCGGAAAAATCGACAGGGGTCAGCGCCAGTATTCAGGTCAAACCTTCATACGGTTTAAGTGACGATCAGGTCGCGACCATGATCCAAAGCTCTATGTTGTATGCCAAACAGGATATGCAACTACGTTTGTTAAAAGAGCAACAAGTGGAAGCCGAGCGAGTGCTTGAAGCTGTCACTGTAGCCCTAAATGCCGATGCGGCACTTTTAACTGCAGAAGAAAAATTAAGTGTAGAACAAGCCCTTGCTGAACTTGCGACAGTCAAACAAGGCGACAACACGGCCGCTATTAAAGCTGCCATTGAACATACCAATCATATAACGGATGAGTTTGCAGCACGCCGGATGGATATCTCTATCCGCAAGGCATTGCAAGGTCATAAGGTCGACGAGGTCTGA
- the hscB gene encoding co-chaperone HscB, producing the protein MNYFQLFHLPAQFELDLTELGTRYLELQRQFHPDKHAAGSERDKLMAVQQAANINDAYHSLKQPLLRAEHLLALRGLKISNEQRSFMEPAFLMQQMELRELLAEISDAVDPDALIDEADQQIQQQKKALLRQLQSALDANNPEHDHQAADIIRKLKFFFKLQQELELIEQTQD; encoded by the coding sequence ATGAATTACTTTCAGCTTTTTCATCTGCCAGCTCAGTTTGAGCTGGATTTGACTGAATTAGGCACACGTTATCTGGAACTGCAGCGTCAGTTTCATCCGGATAAACATGCAGCTGGCTCTGAGCGCGATAAGCTGATGGCGGTGCAACAGGCGGCCAATATCAACGATGCGTATCACAGCTTAAAACAGCCGTTGTTACGTGCTGAACATTTACTGGCGTTACGGGGTTTAAAAATCAGTAACGAGCAGCGTAGCTTTATGGAACCTGCTTTTTTAATGCAGCAAATGGAATTACGTGAGTTGCTGGCAGAGATTAGCGATGCAGTGGATCCTGATGCGTTAATTGATGAAGCCGACCAGCAAATTCAGCAGCAGAAAAAAGCCTTATTACGACAGTTGCAATCGGCACTGGACGCCAACAACCCTGAGCACGATCATCAGGCGGCTGATATAATCCGCAAACTCAAATTTTTCTTTAAGCTGCAGCAAGAGCTGGAGCTGATTGAACAAACACAAGATTAA
- the iscA gene encoding iron-sulfur cluster assembly protein IscA, with protein MAISMTPAAADRVRSFLANRGKGLGLRVGVKTTGCSGLAYVLEFVDELNADDQVFEYNDLKLIVDGKSLVYIDGTQLDFVKEGLNEGFQFNNPNVNGECGCGESFTV; from the coding sequence ATGGCTATTTCAATGACACCAGCGGCAGCGGATCGCGTCAGAAGCTTCCTGGCCAACAGAGGCAAAGGCCTTGGCTTGCGTGTGGGTGTAAAAACCACAGGCTGTTCAGGTTTAGCTTATGTGCTGGAGTTTGTTGACGAGTTAAACGCTGACGATCAGGTGTTTGAATACAACGATCTGAAACTCATAGTTGACGGTAAAAGTCTGGTCTATATAGACGGCACTCAGCTTGATTTTGTCAAAGAAGGTTTAAACGAAGGGTTCCAGTTTAACAACCCAAACGTCAATGGCGAATGTGGTTGTGGCGAAAGCTTCACCGTTTAA
- the iscU gene encoding Fe-S cluster assembly scaffold IscU, with amino-acid sequence MAYSTKVIDHYENPRNVGSFAKDDPTIATGMVGAPACGDVMKLQLKINAEGIIEDAKFKTYGCGSAIASSSLVTEWVKGKSIDEAALIKNTDIAQELALPPVKIHCSILAEDAIKAAIADYKQRHGN; translated from the coding sequence ATGGCATACAGTACTAAAGTCATAGACCATTATGAAAATCCGCGTAACGTCGGTTCATTCGCTAAAGACGACCCAACTATAGCTACAGGTATGGTTGGCGCACCGGCTTGTGGTGACGTGATGAAGTTACAGTTAAAAATTAACGCAGAGGGCATTATTGAAGATGCCAAGTTCAAGACCTATGGCTGTGGCAGTGCTATTGCATCCAGCTCATTAGTGACTGAATGGGTTAAAGGCAAAAGCATCGACGAAGCTGCTTTAATCAAAAACACCGATATAGCACAGGAATTGGCTTTACCTCCGGTAAAAATTCACTGCTCTATTCTGGCGGAAGATGCAATCAAAGCAGCCATTGCTGATTACAAACAACGTCACGGGAACTAA
- a CDS encoding IscS subfamily cysteine desulfurase: MKLPIYLDYAATTPVDPRVAEKLMQFLTMDGSFGNPASRSHKFGWQAEEAVEIARAQIAELVNADPREIVFTSGATESNNLAIKGAAQFYHKKGKHLITVKTEHKAVLDTMRSLEREGFEVTYLDVEASGLVDLDKLTAAIRPDTTVISIMFVNNEIGVIQDIAAIGELCRSKGIIFHVDAAQATGKVDIDLETLKVDLMSFSGHKTYGPKGIGALYVRRKPRIRLEAQTHGGGHERGMRSGTLATHQIVAMGEAFRIAKEEMHAERERVAVLRDRLLDGIKDIEQVFLNGDAVQRVPGITNVSFNYVEGESLIMALKDIAVSSGSACTSASLEPSYVLRALGLTDELAHSSIRFSIGRYTTEEQIDHTIKIVHDAIGKLRDMSPLWEMYKDGVDLGSVAWVAH; this comes from the coding sequence ATGAAGCTACCTATTTATCTAGATTATGCAGCCACAACCCCGGTCGATCCGCGGGTGGCCGAGAAACTGATGCAATTTTTGACTATGGATGGTTCTTTTGGTAATCCGGCGTCACGTTCGCACAAGTTCGGCTGGCAGGCAGAAGAAGCGGTAGAAATTGCCCGTGCGCAAATTGCCGAACTGGTCAACGCCGACCCACGTGAAATTGTATTCACTTCGGGCGCGACCGAATCAAACAACTTAGCTATCAAAGGCGCAGCGCAGTTTTACCATAAAAAAGGTAAACACCTGATCACCGTCAAAACCGAACACAAAGCTGTGCTGGATACCATGCGCTCTTTGGAACGTGAAGGTTTTGAAGTGACTTATCTGGACGTGGAAGCCAGTGGTTTAGTTGATTTAGACAAGTTAACTGCCGCTATCCGCCCTGATACCACAGTGATCAGCATCATGTTCGTCAACAACGAAATTGGTGTGATTCAGGATATCGCCGCTATCGGCGAGTTGTGCCGCAGCAAAGGTATTATTTTCCATGTTGATGCGGCTCAGGCTACAGGCAAAGTGGATATAGATTTAGAGACGCTAAAAGTAGATCTGATGTCGTTCTCTGGTCATAAAACTTATGGTCCTAAAGGTATTGGCGCTTTGTATGTGCGTCGTAAGCCACGTATTCGTTTAGAAGCTCAGACGCACGGTGGTGGTCATGAGCGTGGTATGCGTTCAGGCACTTTAGCCACGCACCAGATTGTGGCTATGGGTGAAGCTTTCCGTATTGCCAAAGAAGAAATGCACGCTGAGCGTGAACGTGTTGCGGTGTTACGTGACCGTCTGCTGGATGGTATTAAAGACATCGAACAGGTGTTTTTAAATGGTGATGCTGTGCAACGTGTGCCGGGTATTACCAACGTCAGCTTTAACTATGTTGAAGGTGAGTCCTTGATTATGGCGTTAAAAGACATCGCCGTATCTTCAGGTTCAGCTTGTACCTCAGCCAGTCTGGAACCTTCGTACGTCTTACGTGCTTTAGGTTTAACCGACGAGCTGGCACACAGTTCTATTCGTTTCAGCATCGGCCGTTACACCACGGAAGAGCAAATTGATCACACCATTAAGATTGTGCATGACGCCATTGGTAAATTACGCGACATGTCACCTCTGTGGGAAATGTACAAAGACGGCGTGGATTTAGGCAGCGTAGCCTGGGTTGCACACTAA
- the iscR gene encoding Fe-S cluster assembly transcriptional regulator IscR codes for MRLTSKGRYAVTAMLDVALHAQSGPVSLADISERQGISLSYLEQLFARLRKQGLVSSVRGPGGGYQLGLDPMQISVSAVISAVDESVDATRCQGKSDCQSGAKCLTHTLWTDLSDRIEDFLTGITLGELVRQNEVKKVAKRQDGRVLKNPATEIEVSCQL; via the coding sequence ATGCGTTTAACTTCAAAAGGCCGTTACGCTGTGACAGCTATGCTGGATGTTGCATTACATGCACAATCTGGCCCGGTATCATTGGCGGATATCTCTGAACGTCAGGGTATTTCCCTGTCTTACCTTGAACAGCTGTTTGCCCGTTTACGCAAACAAGGTCTGGTCAGCAGCGTGCGTGGTCCAGGTGGTGGTTACCAACTGGGGTTAGATCCGATGCAAATATCGGTGTCTGCTGTGATCAGTGCGGTCGATGAGTCCGTAGATGCAACACGTTGTCAGGGTAAATCTGATTGTCAAAGCGGCGCTAAATGTTTAACCCACACCTTGTGGACAGACTTAAGCGATCGTATCGAAGACTTCCTCACCGGTATCACTTTAGGTGAACTGGTTCGCCAGAATGAAGTGAAAAAAGTGGCGAAACGGCAAGATGGCCGTGTGTTAAAAAATCCAGCAACTGAAATCGAAGTCAGTTGCCAGTTGTAG
- the cysE gene encoding serine O-acetyltransferase — protein sequence MFAGIKEDIKSVFERDPAARSAFEVLTNYPGLHAIWWHRMNHRLWKANWKWLARFLSTIARWLTGVEIHPGAKIGRRFFIDHGMGVVIGETAEIGDDVTLYHGVTLGGTSWNPGKRHPTLGNGVVIGAGAKVLGPLYVGECARIGSNAVVVKDVPAGATVVGIPGRIVAKQDMALTEQRQQMAKKFGFDAYAVSSDNPDPVANAMGRMLDHMHFLDNKVTELCQSVNKLGGNVCDIVPEIAIEDEAFIQAEREAAEHRKKAVDAFDPTI from the coding sequence ATGTTTGCAGGTATCAAAGAAGACATTAAAAGTGTGTTCGAGCGGGATCCAGCGGCGCGCAGTGCTTTTGAAGTACTGACTAACTATCCTGGTTTACATGCCATCTGGTGGCATCGGATGAATCACCGTCTATGGAAAGCGAACTGGAAATGGCTGGCGCGTTTTTTAAGCACCATAGCCCGTTGGTTAACTGGGGTCGAAATTCATCCTGGCGCAAAAATTGGCCGTCGTTTTTTTATCGACCATGGTATGGGTGTAGTGATAGGTGAAACCGCCGAAATAGGTGATGACGTCACTTTGTACCATGGTGTGACCTTAGGCGGTACCAGCTGGAATCCTGGGAAACGTCACCCAACTTTAGGCAATGGTGTGGTGATAGGTGCTGGTGCCAAAGTACTGGGGCCTTTGTATGTCGGTGAATGTGCCCGTATTGGTTCAAATGCTGTCGTCGTCAAAGATGTACCGGCAGGTGCAACAGTGGTCGGTATTCCTGGCCGTATTGTCGCTAAACAAGATATGGCGCTGACTGAACAGCGTCAGCAAATGGCGAAAAAGTTTGGTTTTGATGCGTATGCTGTCTCCAGCGATAACCCGGATCCAGTGGCTAATGCCATGGGCCGGATGCTGGATCATATGCACTTTCTGGATAACAAAGTGACGGAGCTCTGCCAAAGCGTCAACAAGCTTGGTGGCAATGTCTGCGACATAGTGCCGGAGATTGCTATTGAAGATGAGGCTTTTATTCAGGCCGAACGTGAAGCAGCTGAACATCGTAAAAAAGCTGTAGATGCTTTTGATCCGACTATTTAA
- the trmJ gene encoding tRNA (cytosine(32)/uridine(32)-2'-O)-methyltransferase TrmJ, which produces MLEHIRIVLVGTSHTGNIGSVARAMKTMGLSKLVLVSPKELPDGQAYALSAGASDILANAQVVDTLEQAIFDCGLVVGSSARSRTLSWPMLEPRECGEKAVLEATQKPVALVFGRENNGLTNEELQMCNYHVCIPANPEYSSLNLAMAVQIIAYEVRVAFLAQQDKTPETDLTVYPEIDQMEKFYVHLEQTLSDTGFIIKQHPGIVMARLRRLFARSRPDDQELNILRGILASIQRTTKQ; this is translated from the coding sequence ATGTTAGAGCATATCCGTATTGTCTTAGTGGGTACTTCTCATACCGGAAACATAGGTTCAGTTGCCCGCGCCATGAAAACTATGGGTCTGAGCAAGCTGGTGCTGGTTTCACCAAAAGAATTACCAGACGGTCAGGCTTATGCATTATCTGCAGGAGCCAGTGATATTTTAGCTAATGCGCAAGTGGTGGACACTTTAGAGCAGGCCATATTCGATTGTGGTTTAGTGGTGGGCAGCAGTGCCCGTTCCCGCACTTTATCCTGGCCTATGCTGGAGCCACGTGAATGTGGCGAAAAAGCTGTGCTGGAAGCCACACAAAAACCAGTGGCATTGGTATTTGGCCGTGAAAACAATGGCCTGACCAATGAAGAGCTGCAAATGTGTAACTACCATGTCTGTATTCCGGCGAATCCTGAATACAGCTCCTTGAATTTAGCTATGGCAGTCCAAATTATCGCTTATGAAGTTCGGGTAGCCTTTTTAGCGCAGCAGGATAAAACCCCGGAAACAGATTTAACTGTGTATCCGGAAATTGACCAGATGGAGAAGTTTTATGTTCATCTGGAGCAAACCCTGAGCGACACAGGTTTTATTATTAAGCAGCACCCAGGCATTGTGATGGCTCGTCTGCGCCGGTTATTCGCCCGTTCCAGACCTGATGATCAAGAATTGAATATTTTGCGTGGCATTCTGGCCTCGATTCAACGCACCACCAAGCAATAG